The nucleotide window TTATAAGTTCAATCTGGCATAAGTTTggctgttttttattgttttttagcgtgttttttttttcttttttttttttttaacaagccACATAAACACAGATTTTGTGTATGAACCTCACAAAAAATGGAAAACCTGCAGCTAATGTGCGAAAATCTAAGGGTCAGATTTTTAAACTCGGGCCAAGTGTAGAGAAGAAGTGGCGAGAAGGAGTTTTTGAATCATCAAATAgagaaattctttttaaaaaataagtgacCGATAGGGAGCAGCGTATTTTTCACTTTGTTCATTTTATGCGTTGTGCCCTCGATATAAAGAAAGCAAAAGGGGCCCTGATGACAACAAGGTTGGATAAGTTccttatctcaaaaaactacGAGCCTGAAATCAACGTCGGATCGTATTTAAGAATGTCTTGGTCAATGTTTACTTTGACTAAGACATCCTTAAAAATGCTTCGTTACGCCCGCAAAGAGATCTGAGGGAATTCGCCTGCCCTATTTGTCGCTTGGCTCACAAAAGTCGGCTACCTATAATCTAGGAGCTATAGTATAGATTTTATCTGTTATTCTTTTAGGTACTAAGGCACAATCACTCTTcataaatctgaaaaaaaagtatCAGAGAAAAAAGCGAGAACTAAAGGAAAGCCAGTCAGGCCCGTCCGAAGCTGTCGCCAGGGCTGAAAAAGCTTTGCGCCcctacgaatttttaaattggctCGACGATTTTTTTCTCACACGGCAAGGTAGAAGAACTATGGATGCTGAAGAAAGTGACGGAGAAAGTTATGCATGCTGGGAGAATTGCAATGCAGCGTATATGCCACGTGAAATACACAAACAGGAACCAGACGATGTTTCATCCAGCGATGATTCTCACAAAATTAGCAAAACctttaaaaaagttcaaaagagaaaaagagcagAAGTATTTCATACAGATGGCAATGAGGTTTTGATAATGAATGACTTTCATAAAAAGCGCGCGAAAAATTTTTTGGAAGAAAACAAGGAAGATTTATTTTGCAGGTCCTTAGCGGCTGATTTAAAAGATCTGCCGCCTTATGAAAGGTGTATTGCAAAGAACGAAATAAGCAATGTCGTTTTCAAATACCAAATGGCATTTATGAGCACACAACACTCGACGCGTAACGCGCGCTTTGAAGTTTCACATTTAAACACTAATCGATCAAGAAGCATGGTCTCATCTCCATTCAATTCCGATTCCGTGAACAATTGATATGTTCAGCCGTTCTTCGTCTTTCGGACAGTTCCATAAACTGTGGTTTACCAGTTcgtatgtttttaaaaaggtattaTTTACAGTAACGCGACATCCTTTTTACCAGTAATTGTCTTTACAGCTAGTCTTCCGAAAGAAGGGTGCTTTAAAACCATATAAAGTTTTGATATTTCACA belongs to Hydractinia symbiolongicarpus strain clone_291-10 chromosome 1, HSymV2.1, whole genome shotgun sequence and includes:
- the LOC130641041 gene encoding uncharacterized protein LOC130641041; the encoded protein is MTAPLSLNEEQMLAEIVKMYPVLYDKQVKGYKEKDVVTNVWEDVAKALNFVENGTKAQSLFINLKKKYQRKKRELKESQSGPSEAVARAEKALRPYEFLNWLDDFFLTRQGRRTMDAEESDGESYACWENCNAAYMPREIHKQEPDDVSSSDDSHKISKTFKKVQKRKRAEVFHTDGNEVLIMNDFHKKRAKNFLEENKEDLFCRSLAADLKDLPPYERCIAKNEISNVVFKYQMAFMSTQHSTRNARFEVSHLNTNRSRSMVSSPFNSDSVNN